The following DNA comes from Shinella zoogloeoides.
GACCTTGCTCGACGTGAAGAACCTCGACAAGCGCTACGCTTCCGGCGGCCGGACGGTGACGGCGCTCGACGGCGTCTCGCTGACCCTTTCGGCCGGCGAAACGCTCGGCCTTGCCGGCGCATCGGGAAGCGGGAAATCGACGCTGGCGCGCGTCCTCACGCGCCTCGTTCCGGCCGATGCCGGCACGGTCCGTTTCGGCGGCGAGGACTGGCTCGCGCTGTCCGGCGGCGAACTGCGCCGGCGGCGCTCGCGGATGCAGATGGTCTTCCAGGACGTGCTCGGCGCCTTCAATCCGCGTGCCACGGTGGGTTCGGTGATCGAGGATCCGCTGCGCATCCACGATATCGTGCCGAAGGCCGAGCGGGGGCGGGAAGTGGCGGCGCTGCTCGACCGCGTCGGCCTGCCGGCCGCCTATGCCGCCCGTTCGATCCGCGACGTCTCCGGCGGCCAGCGCCAGCGCATCGCCATCGCCCGGGCCATCGCCTCGCGGCCGG
Coding sequences within:
- a CDS encoding ABC transporter ATP-binding protein, whose protein sequence is MTLLDVKNLDKRYASGGRTVTALDGVSLTLSAGETLGLAGASGSGKSTLARVLTRLVPADAGTVRFGGEDWLALSGGELRRRRSRMQMVFQDVLGAFNPRATVGSVIEDPLRIHDIVPKAERGREVAALLDRVGLPAAYAARSIRDVSGGQRQRIAIARAIASRPAMIVLDEAVSALDVSLREKVLELLVALQEERGIAYLFVSHDLAVLAAVSHRIAIMDAGRIVESGPAVEVIGNPQSSAARALVGAVPRLIGQEDRNAV